The DNA segment AATAAAAAACCATGCGCTGTTTTTAAATGCACTCAAAATTGTATCGCAAAGTACTGCAAAGAAGATAAGGGCATTTATTATTGGCGATGGCGAGCTAAGGCAGGCTATAGAAGCAGAGGCAACCCGCTTGGGTATTCCTTTTTCTTCAACCGAAGAAAACAAACAGACACTACTTACTTTTACTTCTTGGATAAAAGATGTAAGCGAATGCAATGCCGGCTTAGATATTATTGCGCTTACTTCTAACAACGAAGGTACTCCTGTTAGCTTAATAGAAGCGCAGGCTGCCGGAAAATTTATTGTTTCAACCAAGGTTGGCGGCATCGAAGATATTGTGGAAGATAATGTAAATGCCTTTCTAGTAGAAAGGGAAAACGAAAAATTGTTTGCAGCAGCATTGCTAAAAGCTGTAGAAGATGATATTTTGCGTAAGCGTGTTGGGCAAAATGGCAGAGCTGCTACTCTGCAAAAGTTTGGTTATGAAAGGTTGTGTGCAGATATGTCAAAACTATACACTCAATTATTGAACGTTAAAAAACCATAGCTACTTCACACAAATTGAAGTAGGTTTGCAATAATGAAATTTAACCTAAAGAGCTTATTGAAAGTTGTTGTGCTCTTTGCAGCACTTACGCTTTTGCTTCCCTCTTGTAAGTTGGTATATCCGGAGTTTATGTTCAAACAAAAGGATTACCAAACCTTTGAGTTTAAAGAACAGTTGGTAAAGCAATATGTAATTAAGCCTTTCGACCAGTTTACATTCAGTGTTTTTTCTCGCGATGGCTTTAAGCTGGTAGATATTGGTGGCGGCATACAGGGGCAAACATTGGGTGCCGGTAGCAGGGGTATGTTTTACATTGTAGATGCCGATGGTTTTGTGCGGCTTCCCGTATTGGGCGATTTAAATGTGGCAGGCTATACCGAAACCGAATTGGAGCGGTTGGTGGCAGAAAGAATTTCGGCTTACATAGTAGA comes from the Chitinophagales bacterium genome and includes:
- a CDS encoding polysaccharide biosynthesis/export family protein, producing the protein MKFNLKSLLKVVVLFAALTLLLPSCKLVYPEFMFKQKDYQTFEFKEQLVKQYVIKPFDQFTFSVFSRDGFKLVDIGGGIQGQTLGAGSRGMFYIVDADGFVRLPVLGDLNVAGYTETELERLVAERISAYIVDPFVEIRVINRRCFLFKGSAGSVVALQQTPTSLLEVIAQSGGIASGLKAYKIKLIRGNIKNPQVTIIDLSTIEGMQKSSLIVQTNDIIYIEPRRRYIRDLLRESTIIFSVVSTVTSLYLLGRNLSGK